The following proteins come from a genomic window of Oncorhynchus masou masou isolate Uvic2021 chromosome 25, UVic_Omas_1.1, whole genome shotgun sequence:
- the mthfd2 gene encoding bifunctional methylenetetrahydrofolate dehydrogenase/cyclohydrolase, mitochondrial, with product MATLRALRKLCQQSQHQVCSLHMSASRQEAVVISGRKLARQIREEARADVEQWVSTGNRRPHLSVVLVGDHAASHSYVLNKTRAAADVGISSETILKPSCISEDELMDLIYKLNTDHRVDGLLVQLPLPEHIDERRVCNAVFPGKDVDGFHVVNVGRMCLDQSTMLPATPWGVWEIIKRTGIPTLGKNVVVAGRSKNVGMPIAMLLHSDGRHERPGGDATVTISHRYTPKDQLRQHTRIADIVVAAAGIPNLITADMIKEGAAVIDVGINRVHDPLTGKDRLVGDVDFEGVRQKASFITPVPGGVGPMTVAMLMKNTIKAAKNLLLTPSESIRMVASS from the exons ATGGCAACGCTGAGAGCTCTGAGAAAATTATGCCAGCAATCGCAGCATCAAGTGTGTAGTCTACATATGTCAGCATCAAG ACAGGAAGCAGTGGTCATCTCAGGCAGGAAGTTGGCCCGTCAGATCCGGGAGGAGGCCAGGGCCGATGTTGAACAGTGGGTCTCCACTGGCAATCGGAGACCCCACCTGAGCGTGGTCCTTGTAGGAGATCATGCAGCCAGTCACTCTTACGTCCTGAATAAGACCCGAGCTGCAGCTGATGTTg GTATCAGCAGTGAGACCATCCTGAAACCCTCCTGTATCTCTGAGGATGAACTCATGGACCTGATCTACAAACTCAACACAGACCACCGGGTGGACGGCCTGCTGGTGCAACTGCCTCTGCCAG AACACATTGACGAACGACGCGTCTGTAATGCTGTGTTCCCTGGCAAGGATGTGGATGGCTTCCACGTGGTCAATGTAGGCCGCATGTGCCTGGACCAGTCCACCATGCTGCCTGCCACTCCCTGGGGAGTCTGGGAAATCATCAAACGTACAG GAATTCCTACCCTTGGGAAGAATGTTGTGGTGGCGGGACGCTCCAAGAATGTGGGCATGCCCATTGCCATGTTGCTGCATTCAGATGGGCGTCATGAGAGGCCTGGGG GTGATGCCACAGTCACCATCTCTCACCGTTACACACCAAAGGATCAGCTCCGTCAGCACACAAGAATTGCAGACATCGTTGTTGCTGCTGCAG GGATTCCAAACCTCATCACTGCAGACATGATCAAAGAAGGAGCAGCCGTCATTGATGTTGGAATAAACAGAGTGCATGACCCTCTGACTGGCAAGGACAGACTTGTAGGGGACGTGGATTTTGAAG GTGTGAGGCAAAAGGCTAGCTTCATTACCCCAGTGCCTGGAGGAGTAGGACCCATGACAGTGGCCATGCTTATGAAGAACACCATCAAGGCAGCTAAGAACCTCCTGCTGACTCCCTCTGAGAGTATCCGCATGGTAGCCTCTTCATAA